Proteins encoded within one genomic window of Pseudalkalibacillus sp. SCS-8:
- the csaB gene encoding polysaccharide pyruvyl transferase CsaB → MRIVISGYYGFDNIGDEAIVFSIIQSLRSVEKDVEVVVLSNNPEKTAALYGVEAVNRWKMAEVKEALKTSDGLISGGGSLFQDSTGWKSIPYYGGIIKLARWLKKPVFIYAQGIGPLNLSFSRWIVRHVMNQASQVTVRDQDSKNLLEEIGVRKELEIVPDPVIGFDGELASDWYEKQGFSGRVLTVSVRNWKENEDFKTTIAEELDRFMDQFEAEVVFVPMHGAHDRDASQDIMDKMKHSAHMAPFDASIDEKIAIIGKSDLLFGMRLHSLIFAAVTYTPFLALSYDPKIDSFAGMCNQPVAGHVDEDDLRGSSEMLVEAMQDLEGRVDLMKGPVDEMKGTALDTAKKAIATFR, encoded by the coding sequence ATGAGGATCGTCATTTCAGGATATTATGGTTTTGACAATATTGGCGATGAAGCAATCGTCTTTTCCATCATTCAATCGTTACGTTCTGTCGAGAAGGACGTGGAAGTCGTCGTTCTCTCCAATAATCCCGAAAAAACGGCCGCACTTTATGGCGTTGAAGCTGTGAACCGTTGGAAAATGGCTGAGGTAAAAGAGGCGCTCAAAACGTCGGATGGCTTGATCAGCGGTGGAGGAAGCCTGTTCCAGGATTCGACTGGGTGGAAGTCCATCCCTTACTACGGCGGAATCATCAAGTTGGCGCGTTGGTTGAAGAAACCTGTGTTCATCTATGCCCAAGGAATCGGTCCACTGAACCTTTCGTTCAGCCGATGGATCGTCCGCCATGTCATGAACCAGGCGAGCCAGGTCACTGTCCGTGATCAGGATTCCAAGAACCTGCTTGAAGAAATCGGTGTGAGGAAGGAGCTCGAAATCGTGCCTGACCCTGTAATCGGCTTTGATGGAGAACTCGCGTCCGATTGGTATGAGAAGCAGGGATTCAGCGGGCGTGTTTTGACTGTCTCCGTCCGGAATTGGAAGGAGAACGAAGATTTTAAAACGACGATTGCTGAAGAGCTTGACCGTTTTATGGATCAGTTCGAGGCCGAGGTCGTCTTCGTACCGATGCATGGCGCACATGATCGTGATGCCTCTCAAGACATTATGGATAAAATGAAGCATTCCGCGCATATGGCACCGTTTGATGCGAGTATTGATGAAAAAATCGCGATTATCGGAAAGTCGGATTTGCTGTTCGGAATGCGGCTGCATTCCCTCATATTTGCTGCGGTTACATACACGCCGTTTTTGGCTCTTTCGTATGATCCGAAAATCGACTCGTTTGCGGGTATGTGTAACCAGCCAGTGGCAGGTCATGTGGATGAAGATGACTTGCGCGGTTCCTCAGAGATGCTTGTAGAGGCTATGCAGGACCTTGAGGGGCGTGTGGATTTGATGAAGGGG